Genomic DNA from Falco biarmicus isolate bFalBia1 chromosome 21, bFalBia1.pri, whole genome shotgun sequence:
GAGCCTGACCCCCAGGTCCCTGCCGCAGGAGGGGGGCAGCCCCACATAGTACTGCACTGCCAGAGCTGCCGACGCCGACGCCGCTACCTCTGCCAGCAGAAGCACCGCCCCCTCGACCAGGCCACGCCCACCGGTCAGTGAGGGGCGGGATGACGCTAATAGGGGTGGGCCTAAGCCAAATAAGGGAAGAGGTGGGTGGGACTGTCAGATCGATCGCGCCATCTCTCCCCCCAGGCCCTGCCCCAGAGGACAGCCCAGCATGAACCCTACCCGGCGACAGAGCACCGACGGGACCTCCGACTGGTCCGCACAGAAGCTGCCTTTAACCAACCAGGAGGCACTGGCTGCAGAAATAAACCTCCCTTTATTTCATATATGGTATTAGCACAGTGGTATATGTCTTGACCTCTGATTGGCTCCGCCCCGAGGGGCGGGGCTAACACTCATCCTCT
This window encodes:
- the RPP21 gene encoding ribonuclease P protein subunit p21 isoform X1; its protein translation is MGRAGSAQWAGPTRGAMAAPVRDREALQRLSFLFQAAHWVLPHSPALARFYCSTQRGAARRLVLRMRGAAPHSTALPELPTPTPLPLPAEAPPPRPGHAHRPCPRGQPSMNPTRRQSTDGTSDWSAQKLPLTNQEALAAEINLPLFHIWY